One Malus sylvestris chromosome 14, drMalSylv7.2, whole genome shotgun sequence DNA segment encodes these proteins:
- the LOC126599430 gene encoding G patch domain-containing protein TGH has translation MASDQDDFVFYGTPIEREEDFTSRKKKSVAEASGNLRTLVPWKQEVRDEEGRRRFHGAFSGGFSAGYYNTVGSKEGWTPQTFVSSRKNRAEVKRQDIMNFLDEDERAELEGQSLGTSMQFDTFGSTAAELARKQAEKEQQKRPSAIPGPVPDELVLPATDSIGVKLLLKMGWRHGRSIKDSHTDSSYDARREARKAFLAFSSSDAKAQLADSEPVHGEMEDHIELPASDDVQSSQSTPVYVLYPKQDFHGLGFDPYKHAPEFREKKRSRLSENRGIGYRSARSMDNNLFGFKSGKVAPGFGIGALEELDAEDEDVYNSGYGFEETYVEDIDDEPSRSIMDSKQKSVRKEPGGLSGFRLASNSDYQHERFDPPVVPKDFVPNHKFSGSLDSGCKLGDPGPTEVSPPEDNNLKLLIDGVATLVARCGKLFEDLSREKNQSNPLFSFLVGGNGHDYYARKLWEERQKQGNHTKEILDGKLSPRKQKMTAESRGKFLGERPLERSSKESSSSVASEEAIQLQYNLSDTFTKPALDGEMLEVAKPFNDDPAKQERFERFLKEKYQGGLRSTESGGASHMSEAVRARERLDFEAAADAIQKGKWSKESKLSTSQFMDFLSAGAMQFTSGGSAQAKDTQTENSIKKEVRIKRTEYQWRPSPILCKRFDLIDPFMGKPPPAPRMKSKMETLIFTSDSGKDTKAEETVIVKSDYIPVVQSNAQGISKDVVDEESAVEVEVENVEKPVDLYKAIFSDDEDDDEDTSVSNGVGNPEKKVEAANTTLNRLIAGDFLESLGKELGLEVPPELPSSTNKARTSSPPKGAGSGSSSILPVDNKPPSTHEIPRRPEISQEAPRDNAEPFNGNLTGNSARSNGKNAEMGALGNQFDKIIFRKAHQDDRKDKTPSSRHHNVSSSSPSEDERSRRRSRGHRHRHGDSDSDSSSDHQDRHRSRSKVKKKGSSREKSSSSRKRSKHHKRRSRDSPEKERSESRRDKHRRRD, from the exons ATGGCTTCAGACCAAGACGATTTCGTGTTCTACGGAACACCGATTGAGCGGGAGGAAGATTTCACCAGTCGCAAGAAGAAGTCCGTTGCCGAGGCCTCCGGTAACTTGCGTACTCTCGTTCCTTGGAAGCAAGAG GTTAGAGATGAAGAAGGGAGAAGGAGATTTCATGGTGCATTTAGTGGAGGGTTTTCAGCCGGCTATTACAATACGGTCGGCTCAAAAGAAG GGTGGACACCGCAGACCTTTGTGTCATCGCGGAAGAACAGAGCTGAAGTCAAGCGGCAGGACATTATGAACTTTTTAGATGAAGATGAAAGAGCT GAACTTGAAGGCCAATCTTTGGGGACGTCTATGCAGTTTGATACATTTGGATCTACAGCTGCTGAACTTGCTCGTAAACAAGCTGAGAAGGAACAACAGAAAAG GCCATCAGCTATTCCCGGACCAGTTCCTGATGAATTAGTTCTTCCAGCCACAGATTCTATAG GTGTGAAGTTGCTGCTGAAGATGGGATGGCGCCATGGTCGTTCAATCAAGGATTCACATACCGATTCATCATACG ATGCTCGAAGGGAAGCGCGAAAAGCATTTTTAGCATTTTCTTCCAGTGATGCAAAAGCACAGCTTGCTGACTCTGAGCCTGTTCATGGCGAAATGGAGGATCATATTGAGCTGCCTGCTAGTGATGATGTTCAATCTTCTCAAAGCACACCT GTTTATGTTCTCTACCCAAAGCAGGACTTTCACGGATTAGGTTTTGATCCTTATAAGCATGCTCCTGAGTTCAGAG AGAAAAAGAGATCACGCCTCTCTGAGAATAGGGGTATTGGATATAGAAGTGCCCGTTCAATGGACAATAATCTTTTTGGCTTCAAGT CAGGAAAGGTTGCTCCTGGTTTTGGAATTGGAGCACTTGAAGAACTTGATGCTGAAGATGAGGATGTTTATAATTCTG GTTATGGCTTTGAGGAAACTTATGTTGAAGATATTGATGATGAGCCTTCAAGATCAATCATGGATAGCAAGCAAAAGTCCGTTCGAAAGGAACCAGGTGGTCTCTCTGGATTTAGACTTGCATCTAATTCGGACTACCAACATGAGAG ATTTGATCCTCCTGTAGTACCAAAAGATTTTGTACCCAACCATAAATTTTCTGGGTCTCTTGATAGTGGCTGCAAGCTTGGAGATCCTGGTCCCACAGAAGTCTCTCCTCCAGAGGATAATAATCTGAAACTCTTAATTGACGGGGTCGCAACTTTAGTAGCTCGATGTGGTAAATTATTTGAGGATCTCTCTAGAGAGAAAAATCAGTCAAATCCCTTGTTTAGTTTTCTAGTTGGAGGGAATGGCCATGATTATTATGCAAGGAAACTGTGGGAGGAGCGGCAGAAGCAAGGCAATCACACCAAGGAGATATTGGATGGTAAATTGTCTCCACGAAAGCAGAAGATGACAGCAGAGAGCCGTGGAAAATTTTTAGGGGAAAGGCCTTTGGAACGAAGCTCCAAAGAGTCAAGTTCATCTGTTGCTTCTGAAGAGGCCATTCAGCTTCAGTACAACCTTTCAGATACATTTACTAAACCTGCATTAGAT GGTGAGATGCTGGAAGTTGCAAAACCCTTCAACGATGATCCTGCAAAGCAAGAAAGGTTTGAGCGGTTTCTCAAGGAGAAATACCAAGGAGGACTTCGATCTACTGAGTCTGGTGGAGCTAGTCATATGTCAGAAGCAGTTCGTGCTCGTGAGAGATTAGACTTTGAGGCTGCAGCTGATGCAATACAGAAAGGGAAGTGGAGTAAAGAAAGCAAACTCTCCACATCACAGTTCATGGATTTTTTATCTGCTGGAGCCATGCAGTTTACTTCTGGGGGATCAGCG CAAGCCAAAGACACTCAAACtgaaaattctataaaaaagGAAGTTCGCATAAAACGCACAGAATATCAGTGGCGTCCTTCACCTATTTTATGCAAACGTTTTGATCTCATTGATCCTTTCATGGGGAAG CCACCACCAGCACCCCGGATGAAGAGCAAAATGGAAACTCTGATTTTTACATCAGATTCTGGAAAAGACACAAAAGCAGAAGAAACTGTAATTGTAAAGAGTGACTACATCCCTGTTGTTCAATCTAATGCCCAAGGAATAAGCAAAGATGTAGTTGACGAGGAAAGCGCAGTTGAGGTTGAAGTTGAAAACGTCGAGAAGCCAGTTGACCTTTACAAG GCTATATTTTCTGATGACGAGGACGATGATGAGGATACCTCTGTTTCCAACGGGGTGGGTAATCCAGAGAAGAAGGTTGAAGCAGCCAATACAACATTAAACCGTTTGATCGCAGGCGACTTTTTGGAATCCTTAGGAAAAGAACTAGGCCTAGAGGTTCCCCCTGAGCTGCCCTCATCAACGAACAAAGCCAGGACTTCTTCGCCTCCCAAAGGAGCTGGTTCAGGATCTTCCAGTATCCTGCCAGTTGATAATAAGCCGCCTTCCACCCATGAGATTCCGCGCAGACCAGAAATTTCTCAGGAGGCTCCGCGTGACAATGCTGAACCTTTTAATGGTAACTTGACGGGTAATTCAGCGAGAAGCAATGGCAAAAACGCAGAGATGGGTGCTTTGGGAAATCAGTTTGACAAGATTATTTTTCGGAAAGCACATCAAGATGATAGGAAGGACAAAACACCCTCAAGCCGGCACCACAATGTGAGCAGCAGTTCACCATCAGAAGATGAAAGGAGCAGAAGGCGCTCTAGGGGACATCGGCACAGACACGGTGATTCAGATAGCGATTCATCCAGCGATCATCAGGACCGCCACCGTTCTAGGTCCAAAGTTAAGAAGAAAGGATCCTCTCGAGAAAAGAGCAGTAGTAGCAGAAAACGCTCGAAGCATCATAAACGTCGAAGCAGAGACTCCCCTGAGAAGGAACGTTCAGAATCCAGGAGAGACAAGCACAGAAGGCGAGATTGA
- the LOC126599444 gene encoding protein Dr1 homolog, with protein sequence MDPMDIVGKSKEDASLPKATMTKIIKEMLPPDVRVARDAQDLLIECCVEFINLISSESNEVCGREEKRTIAPEHVLKALQVLGFSEYIEEVYSAYEQHKLETMHDLSKSVKWGNGVEMTEEEALAEQQRMFAEARARMNGGATAPKQPDPEQSLES encoded by the exons ATGGATCCGATGGACATCGTCGGGAAGTCAAAGGAAGATGCTTCGCTTCCGAAAG CAACCATGACCAAAATCATTAAAGAGATGCTGCCGCCAGATGTACGTGTCGCAAGAGATGCTCAAGATCTTTTGATTGAGTGTTGTGTAG AGTTTATAAATCTCATCTCCTCAGAGTCGAATGAAGTTTGTGGCAGAGAGGAGAAAAGAACAATAGCTCCTGAGCATGTACTCAAGGCTTTACAG GTTCTTGGGTTTAGCGAGTACATTGAGGAAGTTTATTCAGCGTATGAACAACACAAACTGGAGACTATG CATGACCTATCAAAAAGTGTCAAATGGGGGAACGGAGTGGAGATGACAGAGGAAGAAGCCTTGGCTGAGCAGCAGAGGATGTTTGCCGAGGCACGTGCCAGAATGAATGGTGGAGCCACCGCACCCAAGCAACCAGACCCCGAACAAAGTTTAGAGAGCTAA
- the LOC126599437 gene encoding protein MIZU-KUSSEI 1-like, which yields MKAVSMARSLQDSSSKRHFLWTNKVGNEEEEENDVDNVVLPSLKSSSASKAKSDEEEKKQEHDHHQKQQHGHEAHQLPRRKLQAAAVSRLRSVLTTFGKNRSSLPLGLGPRVVGTLFGSRRGHVHFALQRDPSSHPAFLIELATPISGLVKEMASGLVRIALECDKDHKEDLQKKKDQKSLRLLEEPVWRTFCNGKKYGFASKRECGAKEWKVLKAVEPISMGAGVLPPSAAVEGNEAEAGSESDGELMYMRAKFERIVGSRDSEAFYMMNPDSNGAPELSIYLLRV from the coding sequence ATGAAAGCAGTGAGCATGGCAAGGAGCTTGCAGGACTCCTCCTCCAAGAGACACTTCCTCTGGACAAACAAAGTTggcaacgaagaagaagaagagaatgatGTTGATAATGTAGTTCTTCCGAGCCTCAAATCCTCCTCCGCGTCGAAAGCAAAATCCGACGAGGAGGAGAAGAAACAAGAGCATGATCATCATCAAAAACAACAGCATGGTCATGAGGCTCATCAACTTCCCAGGAGGAAACTGCAAGCGGCTGCAGTTTCCAGGCTGCGGTCTGTTCTTACCACATTTGGTAAGAACCGATCTAGCCTACCACTCGGGCTGGGACCCCGAGTGGTAGGCACTCTTTTCGGCTCCAGGCGTGGCCACGTACATTTTGCACTCCAGAGAGACCCTAGCTCACATCCGGCCTTCTTGATCGAGCTTGCAACGCCGATCAGCGGGTTGGTTAAAGAAATGGCGTCCGGCCTCGTCAGAATTGCGTTGGAGTGTGACAAGGATCACAAAGAAGATcttcaaaagaagaaagatcagaAATCTCTGAGGCTGCTGGAAGAGCCAGTGTGGAGAACTTTTTGCAACGGTAAGAAATATGGTTTTGCTAGCAAAAGAGAATGTGGGGCCAAGGAGTGGAAGGTGTTGAAAGCTGTGGAGCCCATTTCGATGGGGGCTGGTGTGCTGCCGCCGTCTGCGGCGGTGGAAGGGAATGAAGCTGAAGCCGGGTCCGAATCCGACGGCGAACTCATGTACATGAGGGCCAAGTTTGAGAGAATTGTTGGGTCTAGAGACTCTGAGGCCTTCTACATGATGAACCCTGATAGCAATGGAGCTCCTGAGCTCAGTATCTACTTGCTCCGAGTCTAA
- the LOC126599431 gene encoding kinesin-like protein KIN-8A isoform X1, giving the protein MPVSTRSQTNSVERSKPGSDQEPSHANLPLRNPHHGLKEKMRALTLLYEQQKQAAAALRNPNPKSDPEQLRFASHPSVELFGSCKKEEREEPKQGSHHVMRENNSNAMHNSTVTRTYVLPQPPPTHAKENVAAAGLNDRILSFTSCPRKSKASTPVARRLSMGGHVQHVPGPPRESSGVAEGARNVQESETPSVSETPTSRILVFVRLRPMAKKEKEAGSRCCVRIVNRRDVYLTEFANENDYLRLKRLRGRHFMFDASFPDSTSQQEVYSTTTAELVEAVLQGRNGSVFCYGATGAGKTYTMLGTLENPGVMVLAIKDLFTKIRQRSCDGNHVVHLSYLEVYNETVRDLLSPGRPLVLREDKQGIVAAGLTQYRAYSADEVMALLQQGNQNRTTEPTRANETSSRSHAILQVVIEYRVKDASMNVVNRVGKLSLIDLAGSERALATDQRTARSLEGANINRSLLALSSCINALVEGKKHIPYRNSKLTQLLKDSLGGACNTVMIANISPCNLTFGETQNTLHWADRAKEIRTKACEVNEETLQLPETDTDQAKLLLELQKENRELRVQLAHQKQKLLVVQAQSFAANASPTPSSVASLLTPPTSAQANDKRKPRPSFLTRTCFTPESKKRGAEEAVRDLRRTVKTLEAEIERMKKDHTSQLKQKDDLIRELLRGSEKTPGAGREGGEKRAVTRTSLRPQEPSTKRIVTRASMRKQEASIGELKSPSHRFRSPVPTAKKRSFWDITTANSPSVATLNGRKTRSHVISEPAAAPSMLLQPGFARQKPERLK; this is encoded by the exons ATGCCTGTGTCGACTCGGTCTCAGACCAACTCAGTGGAGAGAAGCAAACCCGGTTCAGATCAAGAACCGAGCCACGCGAATCTTCCGCTAAGGAACCCACATCATGGATTGAAGGAAAAGATGAGAGCTTTGACGCTGCTCTACGAGCAGCAGAAGCAGGCCGCGGCGGCGCTGAGGAACCCGAATCCGAAATCCGATCCGGAGCAGCTCCGATTCGCGAGCCACCCGAGCGTCGAGCTTTTCGGTTCTTGcaaaaaagaggagagagaagaaccGAAGCAGGGGAGCCACCACGTGATGAGAGAGAACAACAGCAACGCAATGCACAACTCCACCGTTACCAGAACTTACGTTCTGCCACAGCCGCCGCCGACCCACGCCAAGGAGAACGTGGCGGCGGCTGGATTAAATGACCGGATTCTCAGCTTTACTTCGTGTCCAAGAAAGAGCAAGGCTTCAACCCCGGTGGCGAGGAGGCTGTCAATGGGAGGTCACGTGCAGCACGTGCCGGGGCCGCCGCGGGAGTCCAGTGGGGTGGCGGAGGGGGCTAGGAATGTGCAAGAATCGGAGACCCCTTCGGTTTCGGAGACACCCACGAGTCGGATTCTTGTGTTTGTTAGGCTGAGGCCGATggccaagaaggaaaaggaggcGGGTTCCAGATGCTGCGTTCGAATTGTGAACCGGCGGGATGTTTACCTGACGGAGTTTGCGAACGAGAACGATTATCTGCGGCTGAAGAGGCTGCGGGGACGGCATTTCATGTTCGATGCTTCTTTCCCTGATTCCACTTCTCAGCAAGAAGTTTATTCCACCAC TACAGCAGAGCTTGTGGAGGCAGTACTGCAGGGGAGGAATGGATCAGTGTTCTGCTATGGTGCCACTGGAGCTGGAAAAACATACACAATGCTCGGCACGCTGGAGAATCCGGGAGTGATGGTTTTGGCAATCAaggacctcttcaccaagataaGGCAGAGGAGCTGTGATGGAAACCATGTGGTTCATCTGTCCTATCTTGAGGTCTATAACGAAACTGTGAGGGATCTGCTCTCCCCCGGAAGGCCTCTTGTACTTCGAGAAGACAAACAG GGAATAGTGGCAGCCGGTCTTACACAATACAGAGCTTATTCCGCCGATGAA GTTATGGCATTACTTCagcaaggaaaccaaaaccgaacTACTGAACCAACTCGCGCTAATGAAACTTCCTCACGGTCCCATGCCATTTTGCAG GTTGTGATTGAATACCGAGTAAAAGATGCTTCTATGAATGTGGTCAACCGAGTAGGGAAGCTCTCACTAATTGATCTTGCCGGGTCAGAGAGAGCCCTTGCCACGGACCAGAGAACAGCTAGATCTCTTGAGGGTGCCAATATAAATCGGTCACTCTTAGCACTTAGCAGCTGCATCAATGCTCTTGTGGAAGGAAAGAAGCACATACCTTATAGGAACTCAAAGTTAACCCAACTTCTTAAGGATTCTTTAGGAGGAGCTTGTAACACTGTGATGATCGCGAACATCAGCCCATGCAATCTCACCTTTGGTGAAACCCAAAACACGCTTCATTGGGCAGATCGAGCAAAGGAAATCAGGACTAAG GCGTGCGAGGTGAATGAGGAGACACTGCAATTACCGGAAACTGATACTGATCAAGCCAAGCTATTGCTTGAATTACAGAAGGAGAATCGTGAACTGCGAGTACAACTTGCACACCAGAAACAGAAGCTATTAGTTGTCCAAGCACAGTCCTTCGCTGCAAATGCCTCTCCAACGCCTTCTTCGGTTGCATCCCTCTTGACTCCTCCAACTTCTGCCCAAGCAAATGACAAGCGGAAACCCAGACCCTCTTTCTTGACCCGGACTTGCTTCACACCAGAGTCCAAGAAAAGAGGGGCTGAGGAAGCAGTTAGAGATCTTCGCCGGACTGTAAAGACATTGGAGGCAGAAATAGAGAGGATGAAGAAAGATCACACTTCACAGCTAAAGCAGAAAGATGATCTCATTCGTGAGCTTTTGAGGGGAAGTGAGAAAACACCAGGAGCAGGGAGGGAGGGTGGGGAAAAGAGGGCAGTGACAAGGACTAGCTTGAGACCGCAGGAGCCGAGCACAAAGAGGATCGTTACAAGAGCTAGCATGAGAAAACAGGAGGCAAGCATTGGTGAATTGAAGAGCCCAAGTCACCGTTTCAGGTCACCAGTCCCAACAGCTAAAAAACGAAGCTTTTGGGACATAACAACTGCAAACAGCCCATCAGTTGCTACATTAAATGGAAGAAAAACTAGAAGCCATGTCATTTCTGAACCTGCTGCAGCTCCCTCCATGCTTCTTCAG CCAGGTTTTGCACGACAAAAGCCCGAGCGTTTGAAGTAG
- the LOC126599431 gene encoding kinesin-like protein KIN-8A isoform X2, giving the protein MPVSTRSQTNSVERSKPGSDQEPSHANLPLRNPHHGLKEKMRALTLLYEQQKQAAAALRNPNPKSDPEQLRFASHPSVELFGSCKKEEREEPKQGSHHVMRENNSNAMHNSTVTRTYVLPQPPPTHAKENVAAAGLNDRILSFTSCPRKSKASTPVARRLSMGGHVQHVPGPPRESSGVAEGARNVQESETPSVSETPTSRILVFVRLRPMAKKEKEAGSRCCVRIVNRRDVYLTEFANENDYLRLKRLRGRHFMFDASFPDSTSQQEVYSTTTAELVEAVLQGRNGSVFCYGATGAGKTYTMLGTLENPGVMVLAIKDLFTKIRQRSCDGNHVVHLSYLEVYNETVRDLLSPGRPLVLREDKQGIVAAGLTQYRAYSADEVMALLQQGNQNRTTEPTRANETSSRSHAILQVVIEYRVKDASMNVVNRVGKLSLIDLAGSERALATDQRTARSLEGANINRSLLALSSCINALVEGKKHIPYRNSKLTQLLKDSLGGACNTVMIANISPCNLTFGETQNTLHWADRAKEIRTKACEVNEETLQLPETDTDQAKLLLELQKENRELRVQLAHQKQKLLVVQAQSFAANASPTPSSVASLLTPPTSAQANDKRKPRPSFLTRTCFTPESKKRGAEEAVRDLRRTVKTLEAEIERMKKDHTSQLKQKDDLIRELLRGSEKTPGAGREGGEKRAVTRTSLRPQEPSTKRIVTRASMRKQEASIGELKSPSHRFRSPVPTAKKRSFWDITTANSPSVATLNGRKTRSHVISEPAAAPSMLLQVLHDKSPSV; this is encoded by the exons ATGCCTGTGTCGACTCGGTCTCAGACCAACTCAGTGGAGAGAAGCAAACCCGGTTCAGATCAAGAACCGAGCCACGCGAATCTTCCGCTAAGGAACCCACATCATGGATTGAAGGAAAAGATGAGAGCTTTGACGCTGCTCTACGAGCAGCAGAAGCAGGCCGCGGCGGCGCTGAGGAACCCGAATCCGAAATCCGATCCGGAGCAGCTCCGATTCGCGAGCCACCCGAGCGTCGAGCTTTTCGGTTCTTGcaaaaaagaggagagagaagaaccGAAGCAGGGGAGCCACCACGTGATGAGAGAGAACAACAGCAACGCAATGCACAACTCCACCGTTACCAGAACTTACGTTCTGCCACAGCCGCCGCCGACCCACGCCAAGGAGAACGTGGCGGCGGCTGGATTAAATGACCGGATTCTCAGCTTTACTTCGTGTCCAAGAAAGAGCAAGGCTTCAACCCCGGTGGCGAGGAGGCTGTCAATGGGAGGTCACGTGCAGCACGTGCCGGGGCCGCCGCGGGAGTCCAGTGGGGTGGCGGAGGGGGCTAGGAATGTGCAAGAATCGGAGACCCCTTCGGTTTCGGAGACACCCACGAGTCGGATTCTTGTGTTTGTTAGGCTGAGGCCGATggccaagaaggaaaaggaggcGGGTTCCAGATGCTGCGTTCGAATTGTGAACCGGCGGGATGTTTACCTGACGGAGTTTGCGAACGAGAACGATTATCTGCGGCTGAAGAGGCTGCGGGGACGGCATTTCATGTTCGATGCTTCTTTCCCTGATTCCACTTCTCAGCAAGAAGTTTATTCCACCAC TACAGCAGAGCTTGTGGAGGCAGTACTGCAGGGGAGGAATGGATCAGTGTTCTGCTATGGTGCCACTGGAGCTGGAAAAACATACACAATGCTCGGCACGCTGGAGAATCCGGGAGTGATGGTTTTGGCAATCAaggacctcttcaccaagataaGGCAGAGGAGCTGTGATGGAAACCATGTGGTTCATCTGTCCTATCTTGAGGTCTATAACGAAACTGTGAGGGATCTGCTCTCCCCCGGAAGGCCTCTTGTACTTCGAGAAGACAAACAG GGAATAGTGGCAGCCGGTCTTACACAATACAGAGCTTATTCCGCCGATGAA GTTATGGCATTACTTCagcaaggaaaccaaaaccgaacTACTGAACCAACTCGCGCTAATGAAACTTCCTCACGGTCCCATGCCATTTTGCAG GTTGTGATTGAATACCGAGTAAAAGATGCTTCTATGAATGTGGTCAACCGAGTAGGGAAGCTCTCACTAATTGATCTTGCCGGGTCAGAGAGAGCCCTTGCCACGGACCAGAGAACAGCTAGATCTCTTGAGGGTGCCAATATAAATCGGTCACTCTTAGCACTTAGCAGCTGCATCAATGCTCTTGTGGAAGGAAAGAAGCACATACCTTATAGGAACTCAAAGTTAACCCAACTTCTTAAGGATTCTTTAGGAGGAGCTTGTAACACTGTGATGATCGCGAACATCAGCCCATGCAATCTCACCTTTGGTGAAACCCAAAACACGCTTCATTGGGCAGATCGAGCAAAGGAAATCAGGACTAAG GCGTGCGAGGTGAATGAGGAGACACTGCAATTACCGGAAACTGATACTGATCAAGCCAAGCTATTGCTTGAATTACAGAAGGAGAATCGTGAACTGCGAGTACAACTTGCACACCAGAAACAGAAGCTATTAGTTGTCCAAGCACAGTCCTTCGCTGCAAATGCCTCTCCAACGCCTTCTTCGGTTGCATCCCTCTTGACTCCTCCAACTTCTGCCCAAGCAAATGACAAGCGGAAACCCAGACCCTCTTTCTTGACCCGGACTTGCTTCACACCAGAGTCCAAGAAAAGAGGGGCTGAGGAAGCAGTTAGAGATCTTCGCCGGACTGTAAAGACATTGGAGGCAGAAATAGAGAGGATGAAGAAAGATCACACTTCACAGCTAAAGCAGAAAGATGATCTCATTCGTGAGCTTTTGAGGGGAAGTGAGAAAACACCAGGAGCAGGGAGGGAGGGTGGGGAAAAGAGGGCAGTGACAAGGACTAGCTTGAGACCGCAGGAGCCGAGCACAAAGAGGATCGTTACAAGAGCTAGCATGAGAAAACAGGAGGCAAGCATTGGTGAATTGAAGAGCCCAAGTCACCGTTTCAGGTCACCAGTCCCAACAGCTAAAAAACGAAGCTTTTGGGACATAACAACTGCAAACAGCCCATCAGTTGCTACATTAAATGGAAGAAAAACTAGAAGCCATGTCATTTCTGAACCTGCTGCAGCTCCCTCCATGCTTCTTCAG GTTTTGCACGACAAAAGCCCGAGCGTTTGA